From Mumia sp. ZJ1417:
GAAGTTGTTCGGTTCAGCGCAGGTGAAACTCCGCGCCTTCGGTTCGACCGTTGGCGCGTTTGTCTTACCTGCGTCGGGCACACCACCACGAACGTGTGGCGGTGGAACAACATGCACGGGGGTCGGCAACGGCCGGCTCCACAGTTCGACGAAAGAGCAAGAAATGTCGCAAGGCACCGTGAAGTGGTTCAACGACGAGAAGGGCTTCGGCTTCATCGCGCAAGACGGTGGCGGTGACGACGTGTTCGTCCACTACACCGCAATCACTGGGAACGGCTTCCGCACGCTGGCCGAGAACCAGCGCGTCGAGTTCGACGTCACCCAGGGCCAGAAGGGCCCGCAGGCGGAGAACGTTCGCGCCATCTGAGAAGTCGTCTCTCCACGAGACTTCTGACGAGGGCCCCGACACCGGATGGTGTCGGGGCCCTCGCTCGTGTCGACCTCTTGCGCGCTCCGTACCCCCGCAGCGGAGCGAGCAGGACGTCGACCAGATCACCCGAGAACTGGTCCCCGGGCCACGTCCGCGACCAGATGGTGCGGGACGTACAGCCATCCCAGCCACCCTCCGCGCGCGTGGCAAGGGTTGCAGCGGGGTTGCAACTGTTGTCGGCAGACCTTGCCCACGACACGGACAAAGGTTGTGTCAAAGGCTGGGCTCTGCTTCCTCCAGGCCGTACGGTGGGGTCTGCGAGGAGGGCACGGCGACCCGGGGGGTGAGGATGACCGCTCCGCGTACTGAGGCTTCGACGTCGGGTATCGATCTTCGCAGCCTCTACCGCATCCGCTCTGACGTCCTCGCCGGACGCTCGCCCGAGCACGAGCCGCGCGCCCTCGTTCGTGCCTCATGGGACCGCACCAGGACGCTCGGGCTCACCCCGGACGGCACACCGCCGGAGCCGCCGGTCGCTGCCGCCGAGGTCGAGGCCGAACGCGCGGCCAGCGCGCTGCGCCCGATGGTCGACCAGCTCAGCGACCTCTTGCGCGGCGCGGTCAACTCCGCAGGCATGCTGCTCGCGATCACCTCTGCCGACGCCCGCATCCTGTGGCGGGCCGGCTCCGGGCCCCTGCGCCGCCACGCCGACGAGCTCGGGATGGTCCCCGGTGCGACCTGGGCCGAGGGCAACGTGGGGACCAACGCGATCGGGACCGCGCTCGTCGAGGGTGTTCCGGTCGGCATCCATGCTGCCGAGCACTACGCCGAGGACCACCTCCCGTGGTCGTGCGCGGCCGCGCCTGTGCGCGACCCCCTGACCGGCGACCAGATCGGCGTGGTCGACCTCAGCTATCGCAACCCCAGCGTCAACCCGCTCGCACTCCCCCACGTCGTGATGGCCGCACAGCTCGCCGAGGCTCAGCTGCGCCAGCGCTACCACGACAACGCCGACCGGCTCCGCACCTACGCCGCACCGATGCTCGCACGGCTCGGAGGCCCCGCGCTGGCCGTGACCCGCGACGGGATCTGCGCCGCCGCCGTCGGCACCGAGCCACCGCCACGGGTGGACCTCCCTCGCGAGATCGAGCCTGGGTCGCTCTGGCTGCCGACCCTCGGCAACGTCATCGCCGAGCCCGTGCCGGACGGGTGGCTCCTGCGGCTCGCCCACGACGGCTCCGACCACGAGCCGACGACCCGTGTCCGTCTCGACCTCACCCGCACCCCGGCGATCGTCGAGGTGACGGGGCCGAGCGGCTCCTGGAGCCATGCCCTCTCCCCCCGGCACTCCGAGATCCTTCTGTCGCTGGTGCGCAACCCCGACGGCCGCTCGGCGTCCGAGCTCGCCAACGATCTCTTCGGCAACGCCGCCCGTACAGTGACCGTACGGGCCGAGATGTCGAGGCTGCGGCGGACCCTGGGCGGTGTCCTCGGGGCGATGCCATACCGGGTCAGCGAAGCCGTCGACATCGAGGTCGAGCTGCCGGACGACCCTGCGGCGCTCATCCCGGGCTCTGCGGCCCCGATCGTGGTGAGCACCCGTGACGACCTCGCGGCCGAGCTCCGCGAGCGTGCCGAGTCGCCGCCCGCCGGCCGCCACCGCGCCTACTGACGCTCCTGGCCTTCAGCGCGTCAGCCGGTCGAGGAACGCGACCATCAGTGCCTCGCGCAGCGCAGGGGGCGCCACATCGAGGAGTGCGTTGACCGGGGCCATCCGTGCGGGCACGCCGACCGCACCGTCGTCGCCAGCCAGCCCCGCCAACGCCAGCAGGCCGTCGAACGCGGCGTCGTCCAGCGTCGCGGGATCGAGAGCCTGTGCCGCCGCCCGCAGCTGAGGGTCGATGACGACAGGACCGGTGGCCACGGCTTCGGTCACGGCATCACGCAGCGTGTTGAGGAACTCCGGGACAAGGTCGGCCGTCGCTGCCGAGACGGTCAGGTGCAAGGTCGGCGGGAGCTCGCCGTACGCCATCTGCGGCTGCACGAACCACCCGCGGTCGAGCATCGCGTCGCTGAGCGTGAAGACGTCGCACGCCTCGTCGGTGCTCACGGCCACGAGAGTCGTGTCAGGTGCTGACGCCAACCGCAGGTGGGCGATCTCGGCGACACCCGCAGCGAGCGCGCGCGTGCCGTCGTAGGCGCGTCG
This genomic window contains:
- a CDS encoding cold-shock protein; its protein translation is MSQGTVKWFNDEKGFGFIAQDGGGDDVFVHYTAITGNGFRTLAENQRVEFDVTQGQKGPQAENVRAI
- a CDS encoding helix-turn-helix domain-containing protein gives rise to the protein MTAPRTEASTSGIDLRSLYRIRSDVLAGRSPEHEPRALVRASWDRTRTLGLTPDGTPPEPPVAAAEVEAERAASALRPMVDQLSDLLRGAVNSAGMLLAITSADARILWRAGSGPLRRHADELGMVPGATWAEGNVGTNAIGTALVEGVPVGIHAAEHYAEDHLPWSCAAAPVRDPLTGDQIGVVDLSYRNPSVNPLALPHVVMAAQLAEAQLRQRYHDNADRLRTYAAPMLARLGGPALAVTRDGICAAAVGTEPPPRVDLPREIEPGSLWLPTLGNVIAEPVPDGWLLRLAHDGSDHEPTTRVRLDLTRTPAIVEVTGPSGSWSHALSPRHSEILLSLVRNPDGRSASELANDLFGNAARTVTVRAEMSRLRRTLGGVLGAMPYRVSEAVDIEVELPDDPAALIPGSAAPIVVSTRDDLAAELRERAESPPAGRHRAY